In a single window of the Coleofasciculus sp. FACHB-1120 genome:
- a CDS encoding response regulator, with the protein MKELKRILLVEDSPNDVELTLAALGENHLANEVVVVRDGEEALDYIYRRGIFKLRIEGNPVVVLLDLKLPKVDGLEVLARLKSDPTTKVIPVVMLTSSREEQDLIRSYDLGVNAYVVKPVDFHEFVNAIKEIGLFWAVVNQPPPGSLPIACTV; encoded by the coding sequence ATGAAAGAATTGAAACGAATTCTGCTAGTTGAAGACAGTCCGAACGATGTTGAATTAACACTAGCAGCACTAGGGGAAAACCATTTAGCAAACGAAGTGGTAGTTGTGCGCGACGGGGAGGAAGCGCTTGATTATATCTATCGACGGGGGATTTTTAAGCTGCGGATTGAAGGAAATCCGGTCGTGGTACTGCTGGATCTAAAATTACCCAAAGTGGATGGGCTAGAAGTGCTAGCACGGTTGAAGTCTGACCCTACAACGAAAGTTATCCCAGTCGTCATGCTGACTTCTTCACGGGAGGAGCAGGATCTGATTAGGAGTTACGATTTAGGTGTGAATGCTTATGTCGTGAAGCCGGTTGATTTTCATGAATTCGTGAACGCTATCAAGGAAATTGGGCTTTTCTGGGCAGTGGTCAATCAGCCACCACCAGGTTCTTTGCCCATTGCCTGCACTGTCTAA
- a CDS encoding response regulator, translated as MKVLHILLLEDSLLDTELIYANLSAGGIDCELVQVETRTDFVTALETDSFDLILSDYSLPSFDGISALKIARSLCCDVPFIFVSATIGEELAIETLKNGATDYVVKQRLERLVPSVIRALRESQERSDRKAAEQDLHKSHERLKLLSETASKLLLNDRPQELIDNLFQELSSHLGVEVYFNYLVDREKQLLHLNCCGGVSEQVSKEREWLEMSETVCGRVALEHHHFVAENVQQSTDPKIEMARSLGITAYACHPLLAHGQLIGTLSFGTRNRIRFETDEIELMKVVCDQVAIALERAQMLTRQRQYTSRLQRLAEASVAINSTLSLEEMLQLITEQSRDIIGAHQSVTSLTLDENWAQAINSVSLSDKYAQWRDYSETTDGSGIYALVCLLKHPMRMTQAELEAHPAWRGFGKAADQHPPMRGWLAVPLIGRNGKNIGLIQLSDKYEGEFTEEDEAILVQMAQMASAAIDNAQLYQESQQANRMKDEFLAILSHELRSPLNPILGWTQLLRTRKFDEATTTRAIETIERNAKLQTQLIDDLLDVSRIIRGKVGLNISPINLVSTLEAAIDTVRLAADAKSIQLQSSLDSSVGLVSGDSSRIQQIVWNLLSNAIKFTPEGGRVEVRLSMVNGQKVSGRKSFANEPEPMTNKGLRTHYNYAQIQVLDTGKGIRADFLPHVFDYFRQADGSTTRKHGGLGLGLAIVHHLVELHGGTVYAESPGEGQGATFTVMLPLIKSEAKKLTMEEDVLLNSQASIRSTLLDGVRVLVVDDDTDTREFLTFMLEQYGAEAIAVASAQEAFERIPQVRPDVLVSDIGMPSEDGYSLLEKVRKLDATQGGETPAIALTAYAREEDRTQALSAGFQMHLAKPVEPDELANVVAKLAASTSIR; from the coding sequence GTGAAAGTACTGCATATCCTTCTGCTCGAAGACAGTCTGCTAGACACAGAACTCATCTATGCGAATTTAAGCGCTGGTGGGATTGACTGCGAGTTGGTGCAAGTAGAGACGCGCACTGACTTTGTGACAGCACTAGAAACAGATTCTTTTGACTTGATTCTCTCAGATTACTCGCTGCCGTCATTTGATGGCATCTCAGCGCTGAAAATCGCTCGCTCCCTTTGCTGCGATGTACCATTTATTTTTGTCTCGGCGACGATTGGCGAGGAATTGGCGATTGAAACTCTGAAAAATGGGGCGACAGACTATGTGGTGAAGCAACGGCTAGAGCGACTGGTGCCATCAGTCATTCGGGCTTTGCGAGAAAGCCAGGAACGCAGCGATCGCAAAGCTGCCGAACAAGACTTACACAAAAGCCACGAGCGGCTCAAGCTTCTCTCGGAGACAGCTAGCAAGCTACTGTTGAACGATCGACCGCAAGAACTGATCGACAACCTATTTCAAGAACTTTCTTCTCATCTAGGAGTTGAAGTTTATTTCAACTACTTAGTCGATCGGGAAAAACAACTTCTGCATTTAAACTGTTGTGGTGGAGTTTCCGAGCAAGTTTCTAAAGAAAGAGAGTGGTTGGAGATGAGTGAAACTGTGTGTGGACGTGTCGCTTTAGAGCATCACCACTTCGTCGCAGAGAACGTTCAGCAATCCACCGATCCGAAAATAGAAATGGCGCGATCGCTAGGGATTACAGCTTATGCTTGTCACCCGTTACTTGCCCACGGTCAGCTCATCGGAACCCTTTCTTTTGGCACCCGCAACCGCATCCGCTTCGAGACGGATGAAATTGAATTGATGAAGGTTGTTTGCGATCAGGTAGCGATCGCTTTAGAACGCGCCCAAATGTTAACTCGTCAGCGCCAATATACCAGCCGTTTGCAACGCCTTGCGGAGGCATCTGTTGCCATCAACTCAACCCTATCTCTTGAAGAGATGCTACAGCTGATTACGGAGCAGTCCCGCGACATTATCGGGGCACATCAGTCAGTCACAAGCTTGACGCTAGACGAGAACTGGGCACAGGCGATTAACTCAGTCTCTCTGTCAGATAAGTACGCGCAGTGGCGAGATTATAGTGAAACAACCGATGGTTCTGGCATCTATGCACTGGTGTGTCTCCTGAAACACCCGATGCGGATGACGCAAGCCGAACTAGAAGCACATCCAGCTTGGCGAGGTTTTGGGAAGGCGGCTGACCAGCACCCACCCATGCGGGGTTGGCTGGCTGTACCCCTGATCGGTCGGAATGGAAAAAATATCGGTTTAATTCAGCTTTCCGACAAATACGAGGGGGAATTCACCGAAGAAGATGAAGCCATCCTAGTACAAATGGCTCAGATGGCATCGGCGGCGATTGACAATGCACAGCTTTACCAAGAATCTCAGCAAGCGAATCGCATGAAGGATGAGTTCTTGGCGATACTCTCTCACGAGTTGCGATCGCCTCTCAACCCAATCCTCGGTTGGACGCAACTACTCCGCACCCGCAAGTTTGACGAAGCGACCACCACTCGTGCGATTGAAACTATCGAGCGCAATGCTAAGTTGCAGACACAGCTCATTGATGATTTGCTGGATGTCTCACGGATCATCCGTGGAAAAGTCGGTCTAAATATCTCCCCAATCAACCTAGTCTCTACCCTTGAGGCAGCTATCGACACGGTGCGTCTGGCGGCTGACGCGAAATCGATTCAGCTTCAGTCTTCCCTCGATTCCTCTGTAGGGCTGGTTTCGGGTGATTCCAGCCGCATACAACAAATTGTATGGAATCTGCTCTCAAACGCGATTAAGTTCACGCCGGAAGGGGGTCGTGTTGAGGTGAGACTGTCAATGGTCAACGGTCAAAAGGTCAGCGGTCGAAAGTCATTCGCCAACGAACCTGAACCAATGACCAATAAAGGACTTAGGACTCATTACAACTACGCCCAAATTCAAGTCCTCGACACCGGGAAGGGCATCCGTGCTGACTTTTTGCCCCATGTCTTTGATTACTTTCGACAAGCGGATGGCTCAACGACTCGGAAGCACGGGGGACTGGGACTCGGTTTGGCAATCGTGCATCATTTGGTAGAACTGCACGGTGGGACTGTCTATGCAGAAAGTCCGGGCGAAGGACAGGGGGCAACTTTCACGGTGATGTTGCCACTGATCAAGAGTGAGGCGAAAAAACTAACAATGGAAGAAGATGTCTTATTAAATTCTCAAGCCTCCATCCGCAGCACTTTACTTGATGGCGTCCGGGTTCTGGTTGTTGATGATGATACTGACACGCGGGAATTTCTGACCTTCATGCTGGAACAGTATGGTGCGGAAGCGATCGCAGTGGCATCAGCACAAGAAGCGTTTGAGCGAATCCCTCAAGTCAGACCGGATGTTCTGGTGAGTGATATTGGGATGCCTTCAGAGGATGGCTATTCTTTGCTTGAGAAAGTGCGGAAACTGGATGCCACTCAAGGAGGAGAGACTCCGGCGATCGCGTTGACTGCCTATGCGAGGGAAGAAGACCGCACACAGGCTCTCTCGGCAGGCTTCCAGATGCATTTGGCAAAGCCAGTTGAGCCAGATGAATTGGCGAATGTGGTGGCAAAGCTGGCGGCAAGCACTTCAATCCGATAA
- a CDS encoding ABC transporter substrate-binding protein, with translation MLYRQSVNKLRKFLPNLRSLRRIGVSLLLFLGIVLFSWFVMAQQPVTLNLLLPAPDAPPLQRMIKDFEAENPGIRINIVEGPNATNLVEDLYTSAFILGESPYDLVVMDVIWTPKFAAAGWLLDISNRISQEELAAFSPNDVAGGRYEGKLYRLPIRSDAGMLYYRKDLLAEAGLQPPETFQDLMAASKTLQKAGKVNWGYLWQGRQYEGLVAMFIEVLEGAGGFWVNPDSLEVGLDRPESLRAIEFLRSTVQEGIAPPGVTTYHEEDTRRFFQNGQAAFLRSWPYVWPLANEETSPIKGKIGIKPMVHAAGQSGAACLGGWGFGISKSSRHPEEAWKAIQYFTSEETQRQFILKEGYLPSRRALFTDPQIVAKYPHYPQILEVVQKAVLRPPIAQYAQASDILQRYLSAALTNRTSPERAMQSAANETRRLLNAGQAKPSA, from the coding sequence ATGTTATATCGCCAATCGGTAAACAAACTGCGAAAATTTCTACCAAACCTCCGCTCTTTGCGTCGCATTGGGGTATCTCTTCTTCTTTTCTTGGGCATCGTATTGTTTAGCTGGTTCGTGATGGCTCAGCAGCCAGTCACCCTCAACCTGTTGCTGCCTGCCCCTGATGCCCCACCCTTGCAGCGAATGATTAAAGACTTCGAGGCAGAGAATCCAGGCATTCGCATCAACATCGTTGAAGGCCCTAATGCCACAAACTTGGTTGAAGACCTCTATACCTCTGCTTTCATCTTGGGAGAATCTCCTTATGACCTAGTGGTCATGGATGTCATCTGGACGCCAAAATTTGCAGCGGCGGGTTGGCTGCTAGATATTAGCAACCGGATTTCCCAAGAAGAATTGGCAGCATTTTCACCCAATGATGTCGCCGGGGGACGTTACGAAGGCAAGCTGTACCGGCTGCCAATTCGTTCTGATGCGGGGATGCTCTACTACCGAAAAGACTTGCTAGCAGAAGCCGGATTGCAGCCGCCAGAAACCTTTCAAGATTTGATGGCAGCTTCCAAAACCTTGCAGAAAGCAGGAAAGGTAAATTGGGGCTACCTCTGGCAAGGTCGCCAATACGAAGGATTGGTGGCAATGTTTATTGAAGTCCTCGAAGGCGCTGGTGGCTTCTGGGTGAATCCCGACTCGTTAGAAGTTGGGTTAGATCGACCGGAATCCTTAAGAGCCATTGAGTTTTTGCGTAGCACCGTTCAGGAGGGTATTGCCCCGCCTGGGGTGACAACCTACCACGAAGAAGATACCCGACGCTTCTTCCAGAACGGTCAGGCAGCGTTTTTAAGAAGTTGGCCTTATGTCTGGCCTTTAGCGAATGAAGAGACTTCGCCAATTAAGGGAAAAATCGGGATTAAACCGATGGTTCATGCCGCCGGTCAAAGTGGGGCGGCTTGCCTAGGCGGCTGGGGTTTTGGAATTTCTAAATCCTCTCGACATCCAGAGGAAGCCTGGAAAGCGATTCAATACTTTACCAGTGAAGAAACACAGCGGCAATTCATTTTGAAAGAGGGCTATCTGCCCAGCCGACGGGCATTATTTACAGACCCACAGATTGTCGCTAAATACCCCCACTACCCGCAGATTTTGGAGGTGGTGCAAAAAGCCGTCTTACGTCCGCCGATTGCACAATATGCCCAAGCCTCTGATATTTTGCAACGCTACCTCAGTGCCGCACTCACCAACCGAACGAGTCCGGAAAGAGCAATGCAATCTGCCGCGAATGAAACGCGCCGACTCCTCAACGCGGGTCAAGCGAAACCGTCGGCATAA